The following are encoded together in the Ovis aries strain OAR_USU_Benz2616 breed Rambouillet chromosome 15, ARS-UI_Ramb_v3.0, whole genome shotgun sequence genome:
- the LOC101102512 gene encoding olfactory receptor 8J2-like produces MAPGNHTHVTEFILMGVSGRPELQIPFFCVFLIVYGLTLAGNLGIVILTSVDSQLQTPMYFFLKHLAIINLGNSSVIAPKMLVNFLVAKKTISYYGCAAQLGGFLVFIVAEIFVLAAMAYDRYVAICSPLLYRAVVSPGICLLLMALIYSYSLTTALTVSSCVFSVSYCSSNVINHFYCDNVPLLALSCSDTYIPETAVFTFSGTNLFFSMIVVLTSYFNIILAILRIRSSEGRHKAFSTCASHMIAVTVFYGTLLFMYLQPRTNHSLDTDKMASVFYTLVIPVLNPLIYSLRNKDVKDALKRFLDNPCQLFQSV; encoded by the coding sequence ATGGCTCCAGGGAATCACACTCATGTGACTGAATTCATTCTAATGGGAGTCTCAGGCCGTCCAGAACTCCAGAttccctttttttgtgtgttcctGATCGTCTATGGACTGACCCTGGCAGGGAACCTGGGAATCGTCATCCTCACCAGTGTGGACTCTCAGCTTCAAAcccccatgtactttttcctcaaGCACTTGGCTATCATAAATTTGGGCAATTCTTCTGTCATTGCCCCCAAAATGTTGGTTAACTTCTTGGTTGCAAAGAAAACCATATCTTATTACGGATGTGCAGCCCAGCTAGGTGGATTCTTAGTTTTTATCGTGGCTGAGATTTTCGTGCTGGCtgccatggcctatgaccgctatgtggctaTTTGCAGCCCCCTGCTCTACCGGGCGGTGGTTTCTCCAGGGATCTGCCTTCTCCTGATGGCTCTTATTTACTCCTACAGTCTGACCACAGCACTGACGGTCTCCTCCTGTGTGTTTTCCGTGTCATATTGCTCGTCCAATGTGATCAACCATTTTTACTGTGATAATGTCCCTTTGTTAGCATTGTCTTGTTCTGATACTTACATTCCAGAAACAGCAGTGTTTACCTTTTCAGGGaccaatttgtttttctctatgatTGTTGTTCTAACATCCTATTTCAACATCATCCTTGCTATTTTGAGGATACGTTCTTCAGAAGGGCGACACAAAGCCTTTTCCACCTGTGCGTCTCACATGATAGCTGTCACTGTGTTCTATGGGACACTACTCTTCATGTATTTGCAGCCAAGGACCAACCACTCATTAGATACTGATAAGATGGCCTCAGTCTTCTATACCCTGGTGATTCCAGTGCTGAACCCCCTCATTTATAGCCTGAGGAACAAGGATGTGAAAGATGCATTGAAGAGATTCTTGGATAACCCATGTCAGTTATTCCAATCAGTGTAA
- the LOC101108078 gene encoding olfactory receptor 5T2-like, which produces MKNVIEVTSFLLKGFTDNLELQIIFFFLFLAIYLFILIGNLELVVLIIGDCRLHNPMYYFLSVLSSVDACYSSVITPKMLVGFMPKNKAISFLECATQMFLAVTSGTTECFLLAAMAYDRYAAIYDPLLYSVSMAPRVYVPLSIASYVGGILHASVHTVATFSFPFCASSEIRHVFCDIPPLLAISCSDTHMNQLLLFYFAGSIEVVTVLTVLISCGFILLAILRMRSAEGRRRVFSTCGSHLTGVSIFHGTVLFMYVRPSSNYASDHDMIVSIIYSIVIPMLNPIIYSLRNKDVKEAMKRVFAKKCFINKVYYHSKN; this is translated from the coding sequence ATGAAGAACGTCATCGAAGTAACATCCTTTTTACTGAAAGGCTTCACAGACAATCTTGAACTGCaaatcatctttttcttcttgtttctagCAATTTACCTCTTCATACTGATTGGAAATCTAGAACTGGTTGTATTGATCATTGGGGATTGCCGGCTCCACAACCCCATGTACTATTTTCTGAGTGTGCTTTCATCTGTGGATGCCTGCTATTCCTCAGTAATTACACCAAAAATGTTAGTAGGTTTTATGCCAAAGAACAAAGCCATTTCCTTCCTTGAATGTGCAACACAAATGTTTCTTGCTGTTACTTCTGGGACCACAGAATGCTTTCTTCTGGCTGCAATGGCCTATGATCGCTATGCGGCCATCTACGACCCCCTCCTGTATTCAGTCAGCATGGCTCCCAGAGTCTACGTGCCACTCAGCATTGCTTCCTATGTGGGTGGCATCCTGCATGCTTCTGTACACACAGTGGCCACTTTCAGCTTCCCCTTCTGTGCCTCCAGTGAAATCAGACACGTCTTCTGTGACATCCCTCCCCTCCTTGCTATTTCTTGCTCTGACACTCACATGAACCAGCTTCTGCTCTTCTACTTTGCAGGCTCTATTGAGGTGGTCACTGTCCTGACTGTCCTGATCTCCTGTGGTTTCATCCTGCTGGCCATTCTGAGGATGCGTTCcgctgaaggcagaaggagagtgTTTTCCACATGTGGCTCTCACCTAACTGGAGTGTCCATTTTTCATGGTACTGTTCTCTTCATGTATGTGAGGCCAAGTTCCAACTATGCCTCAGATCATGATATGATTGTGTCTATAATTTATAGCATTGTGATTCCAATGCTGAATCCTATCATCTATAGTTTAAGGAACAAAGATGTAAAAGAGGCGATGAAGAGAGTGTTTGCCAAAAAATGCTTTATCAATAAAGTATATTATCACagtaaaaattaa
- the LOC101107550 gene encoding olfactory receptor 5T2-like: MKNTTEVTIFVLKGLTDNSEIQFMLFFLFLAIYLFTLIGNLGLVVLVIGDCRLHNPMYYFLSVLSSVDACYSSVITPKMLVDFMSKNKTILLPECAAQMFLFTTFGTTECFLLAAMAYDRYVAIYDPLLYSVSMAPRVYVPLIIASYVGGILHATVHTVATFSLSFCASSEIRHVFCDIPPLLAISCSDTHTNQLLLFSFVGSIEMVTVLIVLISYGFILLAILRMRSTEGRRKVFSTCGSHLTGVSIFHGTILFMYVRPSSSYALDHDMVVSLFYSVVIPMLNPITYSLRNKDVKEAVKRMFWKI; this comes from the coding sequence ATGAAGAATACCACTGAAGTTACCATATTTGTACTGAAAGGCCTCACAGATAATTCTGAAATAcaatttatgttatttttcctgtttctagCAATTTATCTCTTTACTTTGATTGGAAATTTAGGACTGGTTGTATTGGTCATTGGGGATTGCCGGCTCCACAACCCCATGTACTATTTTCTGAGTGTGCTTTCATCTGTGGATGCCTGCTATTCCTCAGTAATTACACCAAAAATGTTAGTAGACTTTatgtcaaaaaacaaaaccattttgTTGCCTGAGTGTGCAGCACAGATGTTTCTCTTCACTACTTTTGGGACCACAGAATGTTTTCTCTTGGCTGCAATGGCCTATgatcgctatgtggccatctACGACCCCCTCCTGTATTCAGTCAGCATGGCTCCCAGAGTCTACGTGCCACTCATCATTGCTTCCTATGTGGGTGGCATCTTGCATGCTACTGTACACACAGTGGCTACTTTCAGCCTTTCCTTCTGTGCCTCCAGTGAAATCAGACATGTCTTCTGTGACATCCCTCCCCTCCTCGCTATTTCTTGCTCTGACACTCACACAAACCAGCTTCTGCTCTTCTCCTTTGTGGGCTCTATTGAGATGGTCACTGTCCTGATTGTCCTGATCTCCTATGGTTTCATCCTCCTGGCCATTCTGAGGATGCGTTCCActgaagggagaaggaaagtCTTTTCAACATGTGGCTCTCACCTAACTGGAGTGTCCATTTTTCATGGGACCATCCTCTTCATGTACGTGAGGCCAAGTTCCAGCTATGCCTTGGACCATGACATGGTCGTGTCCCTCTTCTACAGCGTTGTGATTCCCATGCTGAATCCCATCACCTATAGTTTAAGGAATAAGGATGTAAAAGAGGCAGTGAAGAGAATGTTCTGGAAAATTTGA